A region from the Desulfoglaeba alkanexedens ALDC genome encodes:
- the rny gene encoding ribonuclease Y, with product MNTLAVVMLTLLALAGGAALGIVGLRFWTRRRAGQEQAAAVDVLNEARKEAETIKKEAILQAKDSIFQMKAEFEKESKETRKELQNLERRLLQKEENLEKKSEALDKREGALSKRERAIQQRESELEERDRQVQSLFEEQRQRLESLSGISAQEAKDMLVRSIENEARHDAAMLLKRIETETREMADKKAKEIIALAIQRYAGDYVTEKTVSVVNLPSDEMKGRIIGREGRNIRALEASTGVDLIIDDTPEAVILSGFNPVRREVARQSLERLIADGRIHPARIEEIVEKVSEEIETSIRDAGEQAAFDVGVHGIHMELIKLLGKLKYRTSYGQNVLQHSREVAFLCGVMAAELGLNEKQAKRAGLLHDIGKAVDHEVEGPHSLIGADLAKKYGEPPRVVHAIAAHHEDVPAEDVLAILVQAADALSGARPGARKELLESYVRRLENLENIAASFPGVGKAYAIQAGRELRIIVESEKISDADIVLLSRDIAKKIEAELSYPGQIKVTVIRETRAVEYAK from the coding sequence ATGAATACGCTGGCAGTGGTGATGTTGACCTTGCTCGCGCTGGCGGGCGGCGCTGCGCTGGGCATTGTGGGCCTTCGGTTCTGGACCCGCAGGCGAGCGGGGCAGGAGCAGGCGGCGGCGGTCGACGTGCTCAATGAAGCCCGCAAAGAGGCCGAGACGATCAAGAAAGAGGCGATCCTTCAGGCGAAGGACAGCATCTTTCAGATGAAGGCCGAATTCGAAAAGGAGAGCAAGGAAACCCGGAAGGAGCTCCAGAACCTCGAGCGCAGGCTTTTGCAGAAAGAGGAGAACCTGGAGAAGAAGTCGGAAGCTCTCGATAAGAGGGAGGGCGCCCTGAGTAAGCGGGAACGGGCGATTCAGCAGCGGGAAAGCGAACTGGAGGAAAGGGACCGGCAGGTGCAGTCGCTGTTTGAAGAACAGCGGCAGCGTTTGGAATCCCTTTCCGGCATTTCGGCTCAAGAGGCGAAGGATATGCTGGTGCGGTCCATCGAGAACGAGGCCCGCCACGATGCGGCCATGCTTCTCAAGCGCATCGAGACGGAGACGAGGGAGATGGCTGACAAGAAGGCCAAGGAGATCATCGCGCTCGCCATCCAGCGCTATGCTGGAGACTACGTGACGGAAAAAACCGTATCGGTGGTGAACCTCCCCAGCGACGAGATGAAGGGGCGGATCATCGGGCGCGAGGGCCGTAACATCCGGGCGCTTGAAGCCAGTACCGGGGTTGACCTCATCATCGACGACACGCCAGAGGCGGTCATTCTTTCGGGCTTCAATCCCGTTCGCCGGGAGGTCGCGCGCCAATCTTTGGAGCGGCTCATTGCCGACGGCCGGATTCACCCGGCGCGGATCGAGGAGATTGTAGAAAAGGTGAGCGAGGAGATCGAAACCAGCATCCGGGATGCAGGCGAGCAGGCCGCTTTCGACGTCGGCGTTCACGGCATCCACATGGAATTGATCAAGCTCTTGGGAAAACTGAAATACCGAACCAGTTACGGCCAGAACGTGCTTCAACATTCCCGAGAGGTTGCCTTCCTGTGCGGTGTCATGGCGGCCGAGTTGGGACTGAACGAAAAACAGGCCAAGCGGGCAGGATTGCTCCATGACATCGGCAAAGCCGTGGACCACGAGGTGGAAGGCCCCCATTCGCTCATCGGAGCCGATCTGGCGAAAAAATACGGCGAGCCGCCCCGTGTCGTCCATGCCATTGCGGCCCACCATGAGGATGTTCCGGCGGAGGACGTGCTCGCCATCCTCGTGCAGGCGGCCGATGCCCTGTCGGGTGCTCGTCCAGGGGCGCGCAAGGAGCTGTTGGAATCCTATGTCCGCCGCCTGGAGAATCTGGAAAACATCGCCGCGTCATTTCCCGGTGTGGGCAAAGCCTATGCCATACAGGCGGGAAGGGAATTGCGGATCATCGTGGAAAGCGAGAAGATCAGCGATGCGGATATTGTCCTTCTGAGCCGGGACATTGCGAAGAAAATCGAAGCGGAACTGAGCTATCCCGGGCAGATCAAGGTGACGGTTATCCGGGAAACGCGGGCGGTCGAATACGCGAAATAG
- the tyrS gene encoding tyrosine--tRNA ligase, which translates to MDRGFVAQLTDEVGLRSYLDAGATCYVGFDPTADSLHVGHLLPILALVHMQKHGHRPVALVGGGTGMVGDPSGKTEMRQLLDLQTIRSNVEAIGSQLSRFIDFSGGKALILNNADWLLELRYIEFLREIGRYFSVNRMLAAESYKARLESGLNFIEFNYMLLQAYDFYYLAEHHQCLLQMGGNDQWGNIVAGVDLIRRKLGKESFGLTFPLLTTATGEKMGKTAAGAVWLSGDRTSAYDFFQYWVNVDDRDVVRFLRLYTFLPLEEIQAVESLEGQELNACKAVLAYEATALVHGREAALSAFKAAGQAFGRRTLPEDLLPSSSIPRKGGQEAEAIPTSYFSEMELSRGIPAVELFVACGLAASKSAARRLIEQGGAYVNGERIGAVDSPVSLAQLGRDGILLRAGKKKVHRVQVGR; encoded by the coding sequence ATGGATCGGGGGTTTGTCGCTCAACTCACGGACGAAGTCGGCCTGCGGAGTTACCTCGACGCAGGGGCCACCTGCTATGTGGGCTTTGACCCGACGGCGGACAGCCTGCATGTGGGGCATCTCCTGCCCATCTTGGCATTGGTTCACATGCAGAAACACGGCCACCGGCCCGTCGCGCTCGTGGGTGGCGGAACGGGAATGGTGGGCGATCCCAGTGGCAAAACCGAGATGCGTCAGCTTCTTGATCTTCAAACGATTCGTTCCAACGTGGAAGCCATCGGAAGCCAGCTTTCGCGCTTCATCGATTTTTCCGGCGGCAAGGCTTTGATCTTGAACAATGCGGATTGGCTGCTCGAACTGCGCTACATCGAGTTCTTGCGGGAGATCGGGCGCTACTTCAGCGTCAACCGCATGCTCGCGGCGGAAAGCTACAAGGCGCGGCTGGAAAGCGGGTTGAATTTCATTGAGTTCAACTACATGCTGCTGCAGGCCTATGACTTCTACTACCTGGCCGAACATCATCAGTGCCTGCTGCAGATGGGAGGAAACGATCAGTGGGGCAATATCGTGGCGGGCGTGGACCTGATTCGGCGGAAACTGGGAAAGGAATCCTTCGGGCTGACCTTCCCTCTTCTGACCACGGCAACCGGTGAAAAGATGGGAAAAACGGCGGCCGGAGCCGTTTGGCTCAGCGGCGACCGGACATCCGCCTACGATTTTTTCCAGTATTGGGTGAATGTGGACGATCGTGACGTGGTGCGATTCCTGAGACTGTACACCTTCCTGCCTCTCGAGGAGATCCAGGCCGTGGAATCGCTCGAAGGTCAGGAACTCAATGCGTGTAAGGCCGTTCTGGCTTATGAAGCGACCGCGCTGGTCCACGGTAGGGAGGCGGCTCTTTCAGCGTTCAAGGCTGCGGGGCAGGCGTTCGGACGCCGGACGCTCCCCGAAGACCTCCTACCGTCCAGTTCGATCCCGAGGAAGGGCGGTCAAGAGGCCGAGGCTATTCCCACCAGCTATTTCAGCGAGATGGAGCTTTCACGAGGGATTCCGGCCGTTGAGCTGTTCGTCGCGTGCGGCCTGGCGGCTTCGAAAAGCGCGGCTCGGCGCCTCATCGAACAGGGAGGGGCTTACGTCAACGGAGAGAGGATCGGGGCGGTTGACTCGCCCGTGTCGCTGGCTCAACTGGGCAGGGACGGTATCCTGTTGAGAGCCGGAAAGAAAAAGGTACACCGCGTTCAGGTGGGGCGATGA
- the atpG gene encoding ATP synthase F1 subunit gamma has translation MATLRDIKRKIDAVKKTSQITKAMNMVAAAKLRGAQENMERFQVYASKFREVIGRLAGGVEADGEFALMTPREEVRKVELVLLTADRGLCGSFNNNLIFTAERFFQQKRDEGVEVSITAAGKKGRDYLRRRRYPVRASYLGLLNKPNYDDAFQLGRELIALFEEGECDEVYVIYSHFRSMVKQEATLLRLLPIVPEQAEEEELAGREYIFEPSHQELLTDLLPNYVYNQLLDCYYLTAVSEHAARMTAMENATNNCKELVKDLTLTYNKARQAAITKELMDIVGGAEALKK, from the coding sequence ATGGCAACCCTAAGAGATATCAAACGGAAGATCGACGCCGTCAAGAAGACCTCGCAGATCACCAAGGCGATGAACATGGTGGCGGCCGCCAAACTTCGTGGCGCGCAGGAGAATATGGAGCGCTTCCAGGTCTATGCGTCCAAGTTCCGGGAGGTCATCGGGCGGTTGGCCGGCGGGGTCGAGGCCGACGGGGAGTTTGCTCTCATGACCCCTCGCGAAGAGGTGAGGAAGGTCGAGCTGGTGCTCCTGACGGCCGATCGCGGTCTTTGCGGCAGCTTCAACAACAACCTGATCTTTACGGCGGAACGGTTCTTCCAGCAGAAGCGGGATGAAGGAGTGGAAGTCTCCATCACTGCCGCGGGCAAGAAGGGGCGCGACTACCTGCGCAGGCGCCGTTACCCGGTGCGGGCTTCCTACCTGGGTTTGCTCAACAAGCCGAACTACGACGACGCCTTCCAACTGGGGCGGGAGCTGATTGCGCTTTTTGAAGAAGGTGAGTGTGACGAAGTCTATGTCATCTACAGCCATTTCCGCAGCATGGTAAAACAGGAGGCGACCCTGTTGAGGCTGCTTCCGATCGTGCCGGAACAGGCCGAGGAAGAAGAGCTGGCTGGAAGGGAATACATCTTCGAGCCGTCCCACCAAGAACTGCTCACAGACCTCTTGCCCAATTACGTGTACAACCAGCTGCTGGATTGCTACTACCTGACGGCGGTGAGCGAACATGCGGCACGAATGACGGCCATGGAAAACGCCACCAACAACTGCAAGGAGTTGGTGAAGGACTTGACGCTTACGTATAACAAGGCGAGGCAGGCGGCCATCACGAAGGAACTGATGGACATCGTGGGTGGTGCCGAGGCACTGAAGAAATGA
- a CDS encoding F0F1 ATP synthase subunit epsilon: MSEKTEKLLLEIVTPERMVVSESVDIVVAPGEMGEFGVLQNHIPFLTKLKVGELRFRVGASQRYVAIMGGYAEVLPHRVTVLATAAEEATDIDIIRAKAAKERAERRLREAKDRIEFARAEAALQRAIARLRVAERQQ; this comes from the coding sequence ATGTCGGAAAAGACTGAGAAATTGCTTCTGGAGATCGTGACGCCCGAGCGGATGGTGGTGAGCGAGTCGGTCGATATCGTGGTGGCTCCCGGCGAGATGGGCGAATTCGGGGTGCTTCAGAATCACATCCCGTTCTTGACCAAGTTGAAGGTGGGGGAGCTGCGCTTTCGAGTGGGCGCCAGCCAGCGGTACGTGGCCATTATGGGCGGATACGCCGAGGTTCTTCCTCACCGGGTGACCGTGCTGGCCACGGCGGCTGAGGAGGCGACGGATATCGACATCATCCGGGCCAAGGCCGCCAAAGAGCGTGCGGAACGGCGGTTGAGGGAAGCCAAGGACCGGATCGAATTTGCTCGCGCCGAGGCGGCCCTGCAACGGGCCATCGCTCGCCTCAGGGTAGCCGAACGGCAGCAGTAA
- the atpH gene encoding ATP synthase F1 subunit delta, translating into MKNLIIAKRYAKALFNIGLEDGLVEQYGQELEGFVTLLKEMPALEDAITNPLYPEDARRQVLNAVADKAGLSQTVKSFLGLMVERNRAAYMGEVLEYFRKLADAHNNVARAKVAAAAKLEDETLKSIADTLAKITGKTVVVEFSRDPELIGGVVARIGDLVIDGSVRTQLQSIKESLKRGELS; encoded by the coding sequence GTGAAAAACCTGATCATAGCCAAGCGGTATGCCAAAGCGCTGTTCAACATCGGCCTGGAGGATGGCCTCGTTGAGCAGTACGGGCAGGAGTTGGAAGGGTTCGTCACGCTCCTCAAGGAGATGCCTGCACTGGAGGATGCCATCACGAACCCGCTGTACCCGGAAGATGCAAGAAGACAGGTTCTGAATGCGGTTGCGGACAAGGCCGGCTTGAGCCAAACGGTGAAGAGCTTTCTGGGGCTGATGGTGGAGAGGAATCGTGCGGCCTACATGGGCGAGGTTCTGGAATACTTCCGGAAACTGGCGGACGCTCATAACAACGTGGCCAGAGCCAAGGTGGCGGCGGCGGCGAAGCTCGAGGACGAAACCCTGAAAAGCATTGCAGATACGCTGGCCAAAATCACCGGAAAAACGGTCGTCGTGGAATTCAGCCGGGATCCCGAGTTGATCGGCGGGGTCGTGGCGCGTATCGGCGACCTTGTGATTGATGGGAGTGTGAGGACGCAGTTGCAGAGCATCAAAGAATCTTTGAAAAGGGGTGAGCTGAGTTAA
- the glmS gene encoding glutamine--fructose-6-phosphate transaminase (isomerizing): protein MCGIIGYIGEKDGLPILLEGLKRLEYRGYDSAGIATINHHGRIDVVRCRGKLKSLEERLVSMPLTGTVGIGHTRWATHGKPSDENAHPHRSGPFVVVHNGIVENFAVLRDRLTDEGFRFDSETDTEVIVKLLESERRKGKSYREAVLDTLRQLRGSYAVVFLNEEEPETLVAARKESPLILGLGEDGTYVASDVPAILSHTRRVVFLDDEDVVFIDRSGFRVEDLHGHVKEVHAKTIDWNPVMAEKAGYKHFMLKEIYEQPRAIVDTFRSVLDLSAFEVFFPEAHLDRELLSKIDRVFLVACGTSFHAALVGKYMLEKLCRVPVEVDLASEFRYRDPILDERCLLLVISQSGETADTRAALVEGVQKGAHCRAIVNVLGSSLARMAQGVIYTHAGPEIGVASTKAFTTQLVALFLLSIYWATKIGTISSESRREALQHLLELPRKMDELLNDGGVIQHWAKRYVHVTDFLYLARGILFPIALEGALKLKEISYIHAEGYAAGEMKHGPIALIDENMPVVVLLRKGELYEKMISNVQEVLARDGQILALVEGAKDPKIGPLELQLEIPETCEWLAPVLFVVPLQLLAYHIAVMRGTDVDQPRNLAKSVTVE, encoded by the coding sequence ATGTGCGGGATCATCGGATACATCGGCGAGAAGGATGGCCTGCCCATCCTCCTCGAGGGCCTCAAACGCCTGGAGTACCGGGGATACGACAGTGCAGGAATCGCTACGATCAACCACCACGGGAGGATCGACGTGGTACGGTGCAGGGGGAAGCTCAAGAGCCTGGAGGAAAGGCTCGTCTCCATGCCGCTTACCGGTACGGTGGGAATCGGACACACTCGATGGGCGACTCATGGAAAGCCGAGTGATGAGAATGCGCATCCGCACCGTTCGGGCCCGTTCGTGGTGGTCCACAACGGGATTGTGGAGAACTTCGCGGTCCTGAGGGATCGGCTCACGGATGAAGGATTTCGGTTCGATTCTGAAACGGACACCGAGGTGATCGTCAAGCTTCTGGAGAGCGAAAGGCGCAAGGGGAAATCGTACCGGGAGGCCGTGCTGGACACTCTTCGGCAGCTCCGTGGCAGTTACGCTGTGGTGTTTTTGAATGAGGAGGAGCCCGAAACACTGGTGGCGGCGCGAAAGGAAAGCCCTCTGATCCTCGGGCTCGGCGAAGATGGAACCTACGTGGCTTCCGACGTTCCGGCCATCCTGTCGCATACCCGCCGGGTGGTCTTTTTGGACGATGAGGACGTGGTCTTTATCGATAGGAGTGGGTTTCGCGTGGAGGATCTTCATGGGCACGTGAAGGAAGTGCATGCCAAGACCATCGACTGGAACCCGGTGATGGCCGAAAAGGCCGGCTACAAGCACTTCATGCTTAAGGAAATTTACGAGCAGCCGCGGGCCATCGTAGACACCTTCCGGAGCGTTCTGGATCTCAGTGCGTTCGAGGTGTTCTTCCCCGAGGCGCACCTGGACCGCGAACTGCTGTCAAAGATCGACAGGGTTTTCCTCGTGGCCTGCGGAACCTCCTTTCATGCGGCCCTGGTCGGAAAGTACATGCTGGAGAAGCTGTGCCGGGTTCCGGTTGAAGTGGACTTGGCCTCGGAATTCCGCTACCGGGATCCCATTCTGGATGAACGCTGTCTTCTCCTCGTGATCAGTCAGTCGGGTGAAACGGCCGATACGCGGGCTGCACTTGTGGAGGGAGTCCAGAAGGGGGCCCATTGCCGCGCCATCGTGAACGTGCTTGGGAGCAGCCTGGCCAGGATGGCTCAGGGCGTTATCTACACCCATGCCGGCCCGGAGATAGGAGTGGCGTCCACCAAAGCTTTCACCACGCAGCTGGTGGCCCTTTTTCTGCTGAGTATTTACTGGGCTACAAAAATCGGGACAATTTCCAGTGAGTCAAGAAGGGAGGCGCTCCAGCACCTCCTGGAACTCCCCAGAAAAATGGATGAACTGCTCAACGATGGCGGCGTCATCCAGCACTGGGCCAAGAGATACGTGCACGTCACCGATTTTCTCTATCTGGCCAGGGGAATCCTGTTCCCTATCGCACTCGAAGGGGCCCTCAAGCTGAAAGAGATTTCCTATATTCATGCCGAAGGCTACGCCGCCGGCGAGATGAAGCACGGCCCCATCGCGCTGATCGACGAAAACATGCCGGTGGTCGTTCTGCTGAGAAAGGGAGAGCTGTACGAGAAGATGATCTCCAATGTTCAAGAGGTGCTGGCTCGAGACGGGCAGATCCTGGCCCTGGTGGAGGGAGCCAAAGATCCCAAAATCGGTCCCCTGGAGCTGCAACTGGAGATCCCCGAAACGTGTGAATGGCTGGCCCCGGTTCTGTTTGTCGTTCCTCTGCAATTGCTGGCCTACCACATTGCGGTCATGCGTGGGACCGACGTGGATCAGCCGAGAAACCTCGCCAAGAGCGTGACCGTGGAGTGA
- a CDS encoding ATP synthase F0 subunit B, which yields MISKRVGSFVATLLLAVLACGTAMASAGGEGGGSDWKDFFLRLLNFAVMLAILVKLLKKPATNFFVSRRENIQRLLKELEEKKQEAAARAEEYKSKLAVLDKETERILEEYIQEGEAERRKIIEAAERQAEYIHQQAQFAIQQEIKSAKESLKEEIAELTVSAAEELLKKNIRGEDQKRLVEDFMTKAVEAK from the coding sequence ATGATCTCCAAGCGGGTTGGAAGTTTCGTAGCGACGTTGCTGTTGGCGGTTCTGGCGTGCGGAACCGCCATGGCCAGTGCCGGAGGCGAGGGAGGCGGAAGCGACTGGAAGGATTTCTTTCTGAGGCTTCTCAACTTTGCCGTCATGCTGGCTATCCTTGTGAAGCTCCTCAAAAAGCCCGCCACCAATTTCTTTGTCTCCCGGAGGGAAAACATTCAGCGCCTGTTGAAGGAGTTGGAGGAGAAGAAGCAGGAGGCCGCGGCGCGGGCCGAGGAATACAAGTCCAAGCTGGCGGTTCTGGACAAGGAAACCGAGCGGATCCTGGAAGAGTACATACAGGAGGGGGAGGCGGAGCGGCGCAAGATCATTGAAGCGGCCGAGCGGCAGGCGGAATATATTCACCAGCAGGCGCAGTTCGCCATCCAGCAGGAGATCAAGTCCGCCAAGGAGAGTCTGAAGGAAGAGATCGCCGAGCTTACCGTCTCGGCGGCGGAAGAGCTGTTGAAGAAGAACATTCGGGGTGAGGACCAAAAGCGGTTGGTTGAGGACTTCATGACGAAGGCGGTGGAGGCAAAGTGA
- the atpD gene encoding F0F1 ATP synthase subunit beta yields the protein MNIGRIVQVIGNVVDAEFEEGKLPAILTALLVSNPGISDEEDNLVLEVAQHLGDNVVRTIAMDLTDGLVRGMPVKDTGKPIMMPVGKKVLGRVLNVVGRPVDGMGPVEADEEMPIHRPAPSFIEQDTSVNVLETGVKVIDLLVPFPRGGKMGMFGGAGVGKTVVMMEMIHNIAMQHGGISVFAGVGERTREGNDLYLEMKESGVLPRAGLVYGQMTEPPGARARVAISALTVAEYFRDVEGQDVLLFIDNIFRFTQAGAEVSALLGRMPSAVGYQPTLGTDLGELQERITSTTKGSITSVQCVYVPADDLTDPAPATTFAHLDGTVVLSRQIAELGIYPAVDPLDSTSRILDPNVLGEEHYMTARAVQQILQKYKDLQDIIAILGMDELSDEDKITVGRARRIQRFLSQPFHVAAQFTGVEGKYVKLEDTIRGFKEIVEGKHDDIPEQAFYMVGSIDEAVEKAKQMAEA from the coding sequence ATGAATATTGGGAGAATCGTACAAGTCATCGGAAACGTGGTGGACGCGGAGTTCGAAGAAGGCAAGCTCCCGGCTATTTTGACGGCGCTGCTGGTGAGCAATCCCGGTATAAGCGACGAAGAAGACAACTTGGTGTTGGAGGTTGCGCAGCATTTGGGGGACAACGTTGTGCGTACCATCGCCATGGACCTCACCGACGGCCTGGTGCGCGGCATGCCGGTAAAGGATACCGGTAAGCCCATCATGATGCCTGTGGGGAAAAAGGTTTTGGGGCGCGTGCTGAACGTCGTGGGCCGCCCGGTCGACGGAATGGGCCCTGTGGAAGCCGACGAGGAGATGCCCATTCATCGGCCGGCTCCGAGCTTTATCGAACAGGATACGTCGGTAAACGTGCTGGAGACGGGCGTGAAGGTCATCGACCTCCTGGTGCCATTTCCGCGGGGCGGTAAGATGGGGATGTTCGGCGGTGCCGGTGTGGGCAAGACCGTCGTCATGATGGAAATGATCCACAATATCGCCATGCAGCACGGCGGGATTTCGGTGTTTGCCGGGGTGGGTGAGCGCACCCGCGAAGGAAACGACCTCTACCTGGAAATGAAGGAATCCGGTGTTCTGCCGCGGGCAGGCCTGGTTTACGGGCAGATGACCGAGCCGCCCGGAGCCCGCGCGCGGGTGGCCATCTCCGCTCTGACGGTGGCCGAGTATTTTCGTGACGTGGAGGGTCAGGACGTTCTGCTGTTCATCGACAACATCTTCCGCTTTACACAGGCGGGTGCCGAAGTCTCGGCGCTGCTCGGCCGCATGCCCTCCGCCGTTGGTTATCAGCCCACGCTCGGTACGGACCTGGGAGAACTTCAGGAGCGAATCACATCCACCACCAAGGGCTCCATTACGTCGGTGCAATGTGTGTATGTTCCCGCTGACGACCTGACCGACCCCGCACCGGCCACGACTTTCGCTCACCTGGACGGAACGGTGGTTCTGTCGCGCCAGATCGCGGAATTGGGCATCTATCCCGCAGTGGACCCGCTGGACTCCACATCGCGGATCCTCGACCCGAACGTACTCGGCGAGGAACACTACATGACCGCGCGGGCGGTGCAGCAGATCCTGCAGAAGTACAAAGACCTGCAGGACATCATTGCCATCCTCGGGATGGACGAACTGTCCGACGAAGACAAGATCACGGTGGGTCGCGCAAGGCGAATCCAGCGGTTTCTGTCGCAGCCGTTCCACGTGGCGGCCCAGTTCACCGGCGTTGAAGGCAAGTACGTGAAGTTGGAAGACACCATCCGCGGATTCAAAGAAATTGTCGAGGGAAAGCACGACGATATCCCCGAGCAGGCTTTCTACATGGTGGGTTCCATCGACGAAGCGGTGGAAAAGGCCAAGCAGATGGCTGAAGCCTAG
- the atpA gene encoding F0F1 ATP synthase subunit alpha: MEIRAEEISQIIREQIKDYEKKVELSETGRVLSVGDGIARVFGVEKCMSMELLEFPTDHGPIYGLALNLEEDNVGVAIMGEDIHIKEGSEVKRTGRIAEVPVGDAVIGRIVDPVGNPLDGKGPVEASEYARIERIAPGVIARQPVKEPMYTGLKAIDAMTPVGRGQRELIIGDRQIGKTAIAVDAIINQKDSGIICIYVAVGQKKSTVAQVVETLRKHGAMDYTVVVAACASDPAPLQYIAPYAGCAIGEYYRDRGRHALIIYDDLSKQAAAYRQVSLLLRRPPAREAYPGDIFYNHSRLLERAAKLNDELGGGSLTALPIIETQAGDVSAYIPTNVISITDGQIYLEPGLFFAGVRPAINVGLSVSRVGGAAQTKAMKQVAGRLRLDLAQYRELEAFAKFGSDLDKATQAQLNRGMRLVELLKQPQYRPMSAEKQIISLYSGTRGYLDKVPVDKVDEYEKQMLAFVERKHPEIFETLREKNAIDEELDRKMGEALKEFAEVFQVA, encoded by the coding sequence ATGGAAATCAGAGCCGAAGAAATAAGCCAAATCATCAGAGAGCAGATCAAGGACTACGAGAAAAAGGTCGAGCTCAGCGAGACGGGACGTGTGCTGTCCGTCGGCGACGGAATCGCCCGCGTGTTTGGCGTGGAAAAGTGCATGTCCATGGAATTGCTTGAGTTCCCTACGGATCACGGACCTATCTACGGCCTGGCGCTGAACCTTGAAGAAGACAACGTGGGTGTCGCCATCATGGGAGAGGACATCCACATCAAGGAAGGGTCCGAAGTCAAGCGCACAGGCCGCATTGCCGAAGTGCCGGTGGGCGACGCCGTCATCGGCCGCATCGTCGATCCGGTCGGCAACCCATTGGACGGCAAGGGGCCGGTGGAGGCTTCCGAGTATGCCCGGATCGAGCGGATTGCACCGGGCGTCATCGCGCGCCAGCCGGTGAAGGAACCGATGTACACGGGGTTGAAGGCAATTGATGCCATGACGCCCGTGGGCAGGGGGCAGCGCGAACTCATCATCGGCGACCGTCAGATCGGCAAGACCGCCATCGCCGTGGATGCGATCATCAACCAGAAGGACAGCGGGATCATCTGCATCTACGTGGCTGTAGGCCAGAAAAAGTCCACCGTGGCCCAGGTTGTGGAAACGCTTCGAAAGCACGGAGCCATGGACTACACGGTGGTGGTCGCCGCGTGCGCGAGCGATCCCGCTCCGCTGCAGTACATCGCGCCGTATGCGGGTTGTGCCATCGGGGAGTACTACCGTGACCGGGGACGGCACGCCCTCATCATCTACGACGACCTCTCCAAGCAGGCCGCCGCTTACCGGCAGGTATCGCTCCTTCTTCGCCGGCCGCCGGCGCGCGAAGCGTATCCGGGCGACATTTTCTACAACCATTCCCGACTTCTCGAACGGGCGGCCAAGCTGAACGATGAGTTGGGCGGGGGGTCCCTCACGGCCCTTCCGATCATCGAAACCCAGGCAGGGGACGTGTCGGCGTACATTCCAACGAATGTGATTTCCATCACCGACGGCCAGATTTACCTGGAACCCGGACTCTTCTTCGCCGGCGTGCGCCCGGCGATCAACGTGGGCCTTTCGGTTTCCCGCGTGGGCGGTGCGGCGCAGACCAAGGCCATGAAGCAGGTTGCCGGACGCCTGCGGCTGGATCTGGCTCAGTACCGTGAACTGGAAGCCTTCGCCAAATTCGGCAGCGACCTGGACAAGGCGACACAGGCGCAGCTCAACCGGGGAATGCGGCTCGTGGAACTTCTCAAGCAGCCGCAGTATCGGCCCATGTCCGCTGAAAAGCAGATCATTTCGCTTTATTCGGGCACCCGCGGGTATCTGGACAAGGTGCCTGTGGACAAGGTGGACGAATACGAAAAGCAGATGCTCGCCTTCGTGGAGCGGAAGCATCCCGAGATCTTCGAGACCTTGCGCGAAAAGAACGCGATCGACGAAGAGCTTGACAGGAAGATGGGCGAGGCGCTCAAGGAATTCGCGGAAGTCTTCCAAGTGGCGTAG
- a CDS encoding ATP synthase F0 subunit B, with amino-acid sequence MIEVNLTLLIQMVNFLLLVFLMNVILYRPIRRLVEQRNRFVSEQNEEISRAHAAVQEAIRQYEDRIREARSRGREKIQELKEAAYQAEKDIIGRASREAAGQVQQVRQKVERELGAVRRELQAQIEVFSRELAQRILGRAL; translated from the coding sequence ATGATCGAGGTCAACCTTACGCTCCTCATTCAAATGGTGAATTTCCTGCTCCTTGTATTCCTCATGAACGTCATCCTCTACCGACCTATACGACGACTGGTTGAGCAGCGGAACCGGTTCGTTTCCGAGCAGAACGAGGAGATCAGCCGGGCGCATGCGGCGGTGCAGGAGGCGATCCGCCAGTATGAGGACCGGATTCGCGAAGCCCGATCCAGGGGTCGGGAAAAGATCCAGGAGCTGAAGGAAGCCGCCTACCAGGCGGAAAAGGATATTATCGGAAGGGCGTCCCGGGAAGCCGCCGGCCAGGTTCAGCAGGTCCGGCAGAAGGTTGAACGGGAGCTGGGTGCGGTCAGGCGGGAACTGCAGGCTCAGATCGAGGTGTTCTCCAGGGAATTGGCGCAGCGCATCTTGGGGAGGGCGCTGTAA